In Pseudovibrio brasiliensis, the following are encoded in one genomic region:
- a CDS encoding alpha/beta hydrolase has product MRDWDAAYHNSGVVPNAQELFDQWVERSKAFRETSNNQLDIAYGSGEREKLDLFFPKTPEASKGLVMIVHGGYWKAFDKSAFSHLAKGATEMGYTVAVPSYDLCPDTNISNITMQMHQALNVLAEQIKGPIHLTGHSAGGHLVARLGCKNAMIPDSITGRIRHILGISGVYDLRPIRRTAMNETLHIDEAEALAESPVLHEPLDNLRFTGWVGAEELAEFRRQNAAHCAMWGGFETQVMAYEDPGKNHFTVVEALEQADSLLLTTMLNT; this is encoded by the coding sequence ATGCGGGATTGGGACGCGGCCTACCATAACTCCGGCGTAGTGCCGAACGCACAAGAGCTGTTCGATCAATGGGTTGAGCGCTCCAAAGCGTTTCGCGAGACATCAAACAACCAGCTGGATATCGCCTATGGAAGTGGGGAGAGAGAAAAGCTTGACCTCTTCTTCCCCAAAACGCCTGAGGCGTCCAAAGGGCTCGTCATGATCGTCCATGGCGGGTATTGGAAGGCCTTTGACAAGTCCGCGTTCAGCCATCTGGCAAAGGGGGCGACGGAGATGGGTTACACCGTTGCCGTACCATCTTACGACCTATGCCCAGATACTAATATTTCCAATATTACCATGCAGATGCATCAAGCTCTTAATGTTTTAGCTGAACAAATTAAAGGACCGATTCATCTGACCGGTCACTCCGCTGGTGGTCACTTGGTAGCGCGGCTTGGCTGCAAGAACGCGATGATACCAGATAGTATCACTGGCAGGATCAGGCATATCCTTGGCATCAGTGGCGTCTACGATCTTCGGCCGATCCGTAGGACGGCGATGAACGAGACGTTGCATATCGACGAGGCGGAGGCGCTGGCGGAAAGTCCGGTGCTGCACGAACCTCTTGATAACCTACGCTTTACCGGCTGGGTTGGGGCAGAAGAGCTTGCCGAGTTCCGACGTCAGAATGCGGCCCACTGTGCCATGTGGGGCGGTTTTGAAACGCAAGTCATGGCCTATGAGGACCCGGGCAAAAACCATTTTACCGTGGTAGAGGCACTGGAACAGGCAGATAGCCTCCTCCTCACAACTATGTTGAATACATAG
- a CDS encoding CaiB/BaiF CoA transferase family protein codes for MTAAKAGPLSGLQVVEMAGLGPAPMAGQLLADLGADVIVIDRRTGERIDKDVNRRGKKSIALNMKSEGALKVFFSLVEKADILIEGFRPGVMERLGLGPDECLARNPGLIYGRMTGWGQDGPLAHAAGHDLNYLAMTGMLHAIGEEGRPPVPPLNMAADYGGGSMFLLLGVLSALFERSRSGKGQVIDAAMVDGVPAMMGLIYSLMGRGLWQDKRQANLLDGGAPFYRCYETSDGRYLSVGSLEPQFFTLLLKGLALPPELSKIQMNMKEWPKLEEQIGAAIKANTLDHWTGVFAGTDACVAPVLSIEEANAAALNTERGNRIRLGGVTQAAPAPRFSRTVPQTPEPAGRTGDHTSQVLQELGFSESDIDEMQQSKTLA; via the coding sequence GTGACAGCAGCAAAAGCAGGACCACTTTCAGGACTTCAGGTGGTGGAGATGGCAGGCCTTGGCCCAGCGCCCATGGCTGGACAGTTGCTTGCCGATCTTGGGGCTGATGTCATCGTTATAGACAGGCGCACCGGCGAGCGCATCGACAAGGATGTGAACCGCCGCGGCAAGAAATCCATTGCGCTCAACATGAAGAGTGAAGGGGCCCTAAAAGTCTTCTTCTCGCTGGTCGAGAAAGCCGACATCCTGATCGAGGGCTTCCGTCCCGGCGTGATGGAGCGCCTAGGTTTGGGGCCGGACGAATGCCTCGCCAGGAACCCCGGCCTGATTTATGGCCGCATGACCGGCTGGGGGCAGGACGGCCCACTGGCTCATGCTGCAGGCCATGACCTCAACTACCTCGCCATGACGGGCATGCTCCACGCCATTGGCGAGGAAGGTCGCCCACCTGTGCCGCCTCTCAATATGGCAGCAGACTATGGCGGCGGCTCCATGTTCCTCCTGCTGGGTGTGCTCTCAGCCCTGTTTGAGCGCTCCAGAAGCGGCAAGGGGCAGGTGATCGACGCGGCCATGGTCGATGGCGTACCAGCCATGATGGGCTTGATCTACTCCTTGATGGGTCGCGGCCTCTGGCAGGACAAGCGTCAGGCCAACTTGTTAGATGGTGGCGCACCATTCTACCGCTGTTATGAAACCTCCGATGGCCGCTACCTGTCAGTGGGCTCTCTGGAACCTCAGTTCTTTACATTGCTGCTGAAAGGGCTGGCCCTGCCGCCAGAGCTTTCCAAGATCCAGATGAACATGAAGGAATGGCCGAAACTGGAAGAACAGATCGGTGCGGCCATTAAAGCCAATACGCTGGATCACTGGACGGGCGTCTTTGCCGGAACAGATGCTTGCGTCGCCCCAGTTCTTTCCATTGAAGAGGCCAACGCAGCCGCTCTCAACACAGAGCGCGGCAACCGCATCCGTCTGGGCGGCGTCACACAGGCCGCACCCGCACCACGCTTCAGCCGCACTGTTCCGCAAACACCTGAACCGGCAGGAAGAACCGGAGACCATACTTCACAGGTTTTACAGGAGCTTGGTTTCTCTGAAAGTGACATCGATGAGATGCAGCAGAGCAAAACTTTGGCCTGA